A genomic stretch from Megachile rotundata isolate GNS110a chromosome 1, iyMegRotu1, whole genome shotgun sequence includes:
- the LOC100876237 gene encoding popeye domain-containing protein 3: MSPGLGHDPLPSYNITALGNTALCLWQQPQHILFQLANFCFALSYSAPSSRKGILFMHSVLIIGFMLLSGWAWHVICAPDIFSWNFSFLLLNIGQLVYIVYQMRPVRFDPELEEAYHTLFYPFKVSRLQFKRLVSPEFASIMSLHTGEAYAMQNLTRTDRLGLLLSGKVNVLSDSNFLHLILPCEFLDSPEFESSRASVDDKFKVSIVAASSCRYLYWQRSALEYLLVKEAYLATVLTTLVARDIATKLYAMNNKIVTDKGSHLDIRLPTISAGLSISGEYRSPRASRQALIRRKETTLTSDNGCVKDRPANNLSKKGAPNMEPLPEMPSCDDLASSGVESWLDSSSKYHSCEIVDEE; the protein is encoded by the exons ATGAGTCCCGGTCTCGGACACGATCCTCTTCCTTCGTACAACATCACCGCACTAG GTAACACAGCGCTATGTCTGTGGCAGCAACCGCAACACATACTCTttcaattagcaaatttttgctTCGCCCTGTCGTATTCGGCACCCTCCTCGAGAAAGGGGATATTATTTATGCATTCTGTGCTGATAATCG GATTCATGTTGTTGTCCGGCTGGGCATGGCACGTGATATGCGCGCCAGACATATTCTCCTGGAACTTCAGCTTCTTGTTGCTGAATATCGGACAGTTGGTTTACATAGTTTATCAAATGAGACCCGTTCGATTCGACCCCGAATTAGAAGAGGCTTATCACACACTGTTTTACCCTTTTAAG GTATCTCGACTGCAATTCAAGAGGTTGGTGTCTCCAGAATTCGCATCGATAATGTCGTTACACACCGGTGAAGCGTATGCGATGCAAAATTTAACGAGAACCGACAGACTGGGTCTGTTGCTTAGTGGTAAAGTGAACGTACTCAGCGACTCGAATTTTCTGCATCTTATATTGCCTTGCGAGTTTTTGGATTCGCCGGAATTCGAGAGTTCTCGAGCATCTGTTGACGATAAATTTAAG GTGTCGATCGTTGCGGCAAGTTCGTGTAGATATTTATACTGGCAAAGATCTGCATTGGAGTATTTGCTCGTTAAAGAAGCATATCTAGCTACAGTTTTAACAACATTAGTTGCGAGGGATATCGCTACTAAATTATACGCTATGAATAATAAG ATTGTTACAGATAAAGGTTCACATTTGGATATAAGGCTTCCAACAATTAGCGCTGGATTATCCATAAGTGGCGAATATAGGAGTCCAAGAGCATCCAGGCAGGCACTGATCCGTCGAAAAGAGACGACTTTAACTTCTGATAATG GATGCGTGAAAGATCGTCCAGCGAATAATCTATCGAAGAAGGGAGCCCCAAATATGGAACCCTTACCAGAAATGCCATCTTGCGACGATTTAGCGTCCAGTGGCGTAGAAAGTTGGTTGGATTCATCGAGCAAGTATCACAGTTGCGAAATTGTTGACGAAGAATAA